In bacterium, one DNA window encodes the following:
- a CDS encoding addiction module antidote protein produces MMKTLTKFDAADYLDNEETIAEYLTAAMEDENPDVFLMAIADVAKARGIAAIAKSTGLDRESLYKALAPGAKPRYDTIIKVLHGLGVKVTVMA; encoded by the coding sequence ATGATGAAAACGTTAACAAAATTTGATGCAGCAGATTATCTCGATAACGAAGAAACCATTGCTGAGTATCTAACAGCTGCCATGGAAGATGAAAATCCTGATGTATTTTTGATGGCGATAGCCGATGTTGCAAAAGCGCGTGGTATAGCAGCAATCGCTAAAAGCACAGGGTTGGATCGGGAAAGTTTGTATAAAGCTCTTGCTCCTGGTGCAAAACCTCGATATGACACAATCATAAAAGTTTTGCACGGATTGGGTGTGAAAGTTACGGTGATGGCTTAA
- a CDS encoding type II toxin-antitoxin system RelE/ParE family toxin encodes MYTVLRTKEFDEWLTKLRDAKGKARILARIRSAELGNLGDVEPVGEDVSEMRIHYGPGYRVYFKKKGTLLIILLLGGDKSSQTRDIKKAKTLASMLKE; translated from the coding sequence ATGTATACAGTACTTCGAACAAAAGAATTTGATGAGTGGCTTACCAAATTGCGCGATGCAAAAGGGAAAGCCCGAATACTGGCGCGTATCCGATCCGCAGAATTAGGAAATTTAGGTGATGTTGAGCCTGTAGGTGAAGATGTCAGTGAAATGCGAATTCACTATGGTCCTGGATATAGAGTGTACTTTAAAAAGAAAGGTACATTGCTGATTATTCTCCTATTAGGTGGCGATAAATCGTCTCAGACTCGAGACATTAAAAAGGCTAAAACTCTTGCCTCAATGCTCAAGGAGTAA